The genomic stretch ttataatTCCATCATGTCTTGCTAATTTCTTTACTCTAAAACGTTACTCTTAGTGTCTTTTCATGTCACAAGTCTTACTATTTTGTCAGAGTCTTTGCAGGCAGATACCACAACCTTGCTATGCACGTGTCATGAATAGATTAAAATCAGTCTTGAGGTCCTTATGAGGTAATGTTCTTCTGTTTGTCTCTTTTAATTTTGTTTTCACTATATATATACACAAGGTGATTGTTTTGTTATAAATACTGCACAAATATTGTGGCGAAATGCTACTTTCCGAATATAGTGAGTGGTTGAGTTCTGCAGTTTATTTTGAGTTATTTTTGACACTTTCTTTGATTAAACGGGTGTCACAGTGGTATTGTTTTCATTTTGAAATGTAATTCTGGAGTCCCAACACCAAACCGTATTAGATTTTTCTTGACAGAGAGTGGTTAGTCCTACCAAGGTTTCATGATTTGCTCACTTTACTGTGACATGTCATCACTGTACTAAAGCTGCTTTGGGGATAAGGATGCTTGACCAAGTGCTTGTTAACTCATTTCTATCTTTATTTGTTATAGATTGATGAACCATTTGATGGTTTTGTTTTATTTCCCAACATTATTTTGAATCCATTATTAACATGATCGTCGGAGACATTGTAGGTACCACACCCTTGCTATGAATATTTCATAAATAGATCAAAAACAATCTTGAGGTCATCAGAGATGATGTTCTTCTGTTTGCCTCTTTTGATttggtttgatttgtttgtgctcAACATATTATTCAGGTTCATTCGTTtatttcattttttgaattaatatGTACAATTTTTCTAAAAATGTGAAGCCTTTTTTTGATTTGAACATTTTTTCACTCGTCTTAAGGACTCTTTGTTGGCTTTCTTGTAGTGAGCTATTTACTTTTCAATGCTTACATTGATAATGTTTTGTGGATTTTGTAGAAGGATAACTTGGAAGAGTTTGGTGAATATTAAAATAATAGAGTTAGTACCTATTATGTCGTTGCACTTACTGTTAAATTGTTTGTTCCGCATTTATCTTTCATGTGTCTGTTTATGTTCTATAGAATGCATACATGCTAATGTTTGATGTTTTGATATTGTTTCTATTTCAATTATTCCTTCATGAATGATCGTTTGATTATTTATGAGTTTGGCTTTAGATTATTTCTTCCATTGTTTGATTTTGAATAGGGTTTGTATTTTAATTGTTGGAAGCTGTTGTATTAATCAATGAATGATGTGAATCTAAATTCTAATATAACAATCTGATTTAGTTCAATCTCCTAAGCTTTGTTTATTTTATTAACTGAAAACAATTAACTACACTTGTTTGCATTTTCCAGGAGTAACTAGAAATAGAATGCAAATATCTAATGGTGTCCGACACCGACCCATATCTACACCTCTTATCATCGAGTTTTGAATTTGGATTTTGAAATTCAGTTTTGTGAAGCTGGAATCGGGTACAGAGATTCTTCCTGTGGACCTTCAATTCCATCATCATCCAAGTTGTTGATCAAAGGCGGTACTGTGGTTAATGCTCACCATCAACAAATCGCCGATGTTTATATTGAAGACGGTGTCATCGTTGTTGTTAATCCAACTATCACTGTATTATTTCTCAAATGAATCATTCTTAACTTGCAATTATTTACTCCAAGACACTTATCATGTTAAAATGAACACAATTCTTAAGAAATGAAAATAGAAAGTGTTTTCACAAATTTTGTATTCAACTTTATGCTTTCTGTCCTAGGATTTTTTACTTTTGTAATTTCGGTATTGCCAGGTTGGAGATGAGGTGCGTGTCATAGATGCTACTGGCACTGGCAAGTTTGTTATGCCAGGTTAGACCTTTGATTTTTAATCTTACAACACTTCCAATGATGATTCTTTCTGGGTTTATAACTATGTAGTACTTACACCTATGCGGTTGCGACAATTTTTTAAAACCTTGCTTATATTTGACACTTTAGGTTGAAGGTGTGTCTCGGTGACTAACATTTATATGACACTGACACTGACACGTGTGGATACATACGATCAATGATCACTTCCATTTCAACGTATTATTTTTGATGCCTACGTGTCAGGGTTGATATCATGTTTGTTGTTTGTGTTTGAATTGGTATTTCGTAGGCTCTTATTAGTTCTCTGAGGTTTTACCATCGGAGTGCTCCACTTCATATCTAGGGTGAAAATGTATTGTTATAGAAGCAATCCATTCTTAGCAATAATTAAGAATAGTGAAGAGTTTGTGTGAAATTCAAAGGAGCGCTATGTCCCTCTTATGCAGACCAATTGAAGTTCTTTAAGAACTACATCATTGGTGTGAAAAGTGAGTGATTTACTTAATTAAAAGTGTTGTGGCATAGTTGAGTCCACTTAGTCAACCTAAGATGGGTTCTATTGTTGTTGATGCTCTAACACCTATACAATAGTTAAATGCTTCTTAAACGAATCACCGTAGCGATGTCACTTGTATGCATGAATTTAGTTTCTTACATTTCATCTTGATGTCAATTTgacatcatcatcatcagattTTGACATACCATATGATTGCATCTTTTTGTTTACTAACAGGAGGCATTGATCCTCATATTTATCTAGAGTTTGAGTTTATGAACACTGTAACGAAGGATGACTTCTTCAGTGGCCAGGCCACAGCATTGGCTGGTGGGACGACAATGCACATTGACTTTGCCATACCAATTGATGGGAGTTTAACGGCCGGTTTCGAAGCCTATGAAAAGAAGGCGAAGAAGTCTTGCATGGATTATGGTTTCCATATGGCTATTACCAAATGGGATGAAACAGTTGCAAGAGAAATGGAGCTCATGGTCAAGGAGAAAGGTTATAATGTTACTTCCTTTTTGCATTTTAGATAATTTGGTTTATTATGAGGCAATAACCCTGTGGAAGGGCTCTGAGGAATTTATTTCACGTAGTAAGTACATCTTTGTTTTCTGATTGTAGGTATCAATTATTTTAAGTTTTTCATGGCTTACAAAGGAGCTCTTATGATCAGTGATGAGCTTCTTCTACAAGGACTTAAAAAGTGCAAGTCTCTCGGTGCCTTAGCCATGGTCCATGCAGAAAACGGAGATGCTGTGGATGAAGGGCAAAAGAAGATGATAGAGCTTGGAATAACTGGACCCGAGGGACATGCTCTTTCAAGGCCTCCAGTGGTTAGTCTCATTTTTGCTCTTTTTAATAAATAGTTTACTGAATAATAGAATTGAAGAGAATAATGGAATACAGATACTGATCATGTCTGGTTTCATTTCATCGTCTAGTACTCTAGACTATTTTACTACGTCATAATGATATTTTCTCCTCATTTTTCAGCCACCCCTTTACATCTCTGACAATCACACTTAGTCGACTTACTTCACACTTAGTCGACTTACTTCACAGCCACCCCTTTTTGAAAACCAGAATTTCATGTATATGGACCCAACATATTATTCAAAAAAGTTTATTTGACAGTAACATATAAGACAATTATTGCCCTTTTGTAATTTGTACAAGTAAAGTGTAAACTTTGAATTTTGTTTGAAATCGTGATTTCCGTTTTTGATTTGGTTCTCACAATAtagataatgcattcatagaaagtaagttactttaacttgttggtatctTCCAAAGGAAACTAGAAATAGGATGTTTGGTTTAGTAGGACTTTCTAATTGTATCTTGTTCTTTTTCCTCTTTCAaaagacttcccataaaggtcaatgccactcttttatgcttataacatcatgcGTTTTTATAATTCCGTCTTTTTGTTTACTttaaaatgttactctttttatttctcaaaattattttaaaatgataactaacttgttcgtaCGAGTctttgtaggaaggtatgtacgctcttgtcatgaatagatcaaaaaATGAGTCTTGtggtcattacaggtaatgttcttctatggcctcttttcatttggtttttagAATGCATGCtaagtgattgttttgttacaaaTAGTCAATACTGCACAAATCTATAATAAATATTGGACTGTTTCTGGCactttcttttttatattattcGGGTAAGGGTTatattgtgttttgatttcactgtttcttttggtcatatttgatagggagagccagcagttgaggttacaaatgaaggtgttgatgttgcagggcatacaattggtacatatTTGGAGGTCATTTCcaacttaggaaggttctcaaccccaagagtgtgatcaaaccaacatcactagctaaatATTATTTTGAATCCATAACTAACTTGATCGTCCGATACTTTGTAGGTACCACACATTTGCTATGATCATGTCAGTCTTGAGGCCCTTAGAGGTAATGTTCTTATGTTTGCCTCTTTTAATttggtttgatttgtttgtgctcAACAAATTGTTCAGGTTCATTCGTTGATTTCGTTTATTAATATGTACAAGTTTTATAAAAACGTGAAGCCTTTTCTTGACTTGAACATTTTTTCAGATATGATTCAGGTTTTTTTTAACTATGCAATGATTAAATGAACTTGTTCTTTGTCTAACTTGGAAGAGTTTGGTGAATATTAAAATAATAGAGTTAATACCTATTATGTCGTTGCACTTACTGTTATATTGTTTGTTCCGCACATATCTTTCATGTGTCTGTTTATGTTCTATAGAATGCATACATGCTAATGTTGATGTTTTGATATTGTTTCTATTTCAATTATTCCTTCATGAATGATCGTTTGATTATTTATGAGTTTGGCTTTAGATTATTTCTTCCATTGTTTGATTTTGAATAAGGTTTGTATTTTAATTGTTGGAAGCTGTTGTATTAATCAATGAATGATGTGAATCTAAATTCTAATATAACAATCTGATTTAGTTCAATCTCCTAAGCTTTGTTTATTTTATTAACAGAAAACAATTAACTACACTTGTTTGCATTTTCCAGGAGTAACTAGAAATGCAAATATCTAATGGTGAAGGATAATACTAACATTATGAATTTTGTTTCAGGCCCCGCCAAGGGAGCAGGTGTATGTGACATTTTTCGTCTTGAGTTTCATGCACTTCATTAGATAAAATGAACTTGTTCTTTGTCTAATTTCAGTATTTCTTCCAAATTGCCTTACTCACTTGTTCAGGTCATTTTTGCTGATTTTATAGTAATTTGTGATCGGTTCCACGAGATATCGAAAGTGATGCAGGTCACCTTTGATTTGGAAGCATAATCCGGTCTCCATCCCAACTATTCTTCGTATTGAGTTTCATGCACTTCATTAGATTAAATCACATACATTTGTGATTCTAGTAGATGGAAAGTGTATTCAATTTGTTAATTGCTCTGAAGCATCCTCCACACCTCTCATCAACGGCATGTCTGGTGTCCGACACCGACCCAAATCTACATTCAATTTaatcattttttttcaaattattactGGTGTCGACGTATCAGTGTCGTGTCTTGCGTCCGTATTTTATATGTTAATTGTATTATATAGAGATTTTAAGTGCCTTGCCCGGATTATTATTATCCATATGTAGTAACCGTGTCTTTAATAGATATTGATGCACATCAACTTGAAAAGTTGCaaattgtttttaattcatttcagATCAGGTAATCTCCAAAAGTTGCAAATTAGTATAATACTACAAAAATTTGTTCACAAAATCAGTGCATTTGTTTTCATCTATGTGATTTCTTTGTGCTATCTACCTATGTCCACTAAATTATAGGTTTTGAATCCTGTTGTCTCTATTTGTTATGATAAAACAGTGTATGTATAATAAAGCTTTTCACTAAGAGATTGCACAACAATGTTTTTAACGTAAcacattttttttattaattcTGTAGAAAGTAAAtcactttaacttgttggtatcatccaaaggtaactagaaatactatgtCTGGTTCGGTAGGACTTTCTAAttgtatgttgttctttttcctttttcaaagacttcccataaaggtcaatgtcactcttttatgcatataacatcatgtgttgttataatttcgtTATTTTTAGTTACTCTAAAATGTTACGCTTTTTATTTCCCAAAATTAgtttgaagtgataactaacttgttcgtctgagtctttgtaggaaggtatgtacgctcttgtcatgaatagatcaaaacgagtcttgaggtcattacaggtaatgttcttctattgcttcttttcatttgttttttaCAACAAATACAAAGTGAGtgttttgttacaagtagtaaatactgcacaaatccataacaaatattgagcagtttctcgcactttcttttttttatattatactggtaagggttgtattgtgttttgatttcactgtttcttttggtcatatttgatagggagagccagcagttgaggttacaaatgaaggtgttgatgttgcagggcatacaattggtacatctttggaggcCAAACTTATGAAGGTTttcaaccccaagagtgtgatcaaaccaacatcactagctaaagattattttgaatCCATAACTAACTTGACCGTCTGATACTTTGTAGGTACCACACCTTTGTTATGACCATGTCAGTCTTGAGGTCCTTAGAGGTAATGTTCTTCTGTTTGCCTCTTTTAATTTGGTTTGATTTGTATGTGCTCAACAAATTATTCAGGTTCATTCGTTGATTTCATTTATTAATGTACAAGTTTTATAAAATCGTGAAGCCTTTTCTTGACTTGAACATTTTTTCAGATATTATTCAGGTCTTTTTTGAACTATGCAATGATTAAATGAACTTGTTCTTTGTCTAAATTCAATATTTCTTCCATATTAAATTTGGCTGCCTTAGTTCACTTGTTCAGTTTATTTTTTCTGAATTTATAGTAATTGGTGACAGGTTCCATGAGAATAGAAAGTGATGCAGGGAACCTTTGATTTGGAAGTATAATTCGGTCTGCACCCCAGCTATTTTTCATATAGAGTTTCATGCATTTCTTTAGATTATATCACATAAATTTGTTAATTGATATGTAGTACCTACACCTCCGATCAAAGGCGTGTCCAATGTCAGACACGTGTTGGTTCCTAACACTAACACATCCACATTCAATTGATtaattttttcaaattattattgGTGTTGACGTGTCACTGTCGTGTCCCATGTCCGTATTGTATAGGTTAATTTATTAATTAGTGCATAAAGAAAAGTTTGAAATCCATAATATGAAATTTCTAGTGCCTTGTTCTGGTCATTGTTATCCATATGTGGTAATTGTGTCTTTAATAGATATTGATGtacatcaacttgaaaaattgCGTATTGTTTATAATTCATTTTAGTTCCCAGTCATTTCCAATTATGACTACGAAAATCTTTTTATTATTACTTCAATGTGGTTACAATATGTAGGTAAAAAGTCATCCTGCATATTTTCTGATTTGTATTAATTTGCTGAAGTGGTTTTCCTTCAAATGTGGTTGCAGGGATTTGTCATTGTCTCAGCTTTACTCAATACAACATTGCTACAGTTCATTTAAAATTATCCATCTTCTTCTGCAATCTATAAGAAAAATTGCACGGTTGACTTAATATACCCTTGTTATGGTTTTATGGATAATCTTTCTCAATATTTGAATATGCATCTGTAAACTTTTCATGATCTGCGGGAGAATATCTAAGATACTATGTTCTTTTATTTACGATATTATTTTGAATTCATAACTTGACCGTCGGAGTTTTTGCAGGTACCACACCTTTGTCGTGTCATGCTATGTTCATGAGTATGATGAAACAGAAAGGAAATGGTAGGAAGTTTGGTTTGCTGTGATCGGTTCCATGAGATTTAGAAAGTGATGCAGGGACGCCTTTGATCATGCTCAACAAGCTGCTAGAGTGTTCAAGAACAGAAGCAGTCTGCGGTCTACCCTATTGGAAGCACCATCCGTTCCTCAACCCAACTACGAG from Lathyrus oleraceus cultivar Zhongwan6 chromosome 7, CAAS_Psat_ZW6_1.0, whole genome shotgun sequence encodes the following:
- the LOC127104481 gene encoding dihydropyrimidinase — its product is MVKDNTNIMNFVSGPAKGAGVIFADFIVICDRFHEISKVMQVCDRRCLNAKGKPAGVLMGHLEGITFIDTRGDGRYFISNGGKLGRDAKDNTDIMNFVTGPTQGASFCEAGIGYRDSSCGPSIPSSSKLLIKGGTVVNAHHQQIADVYIEDGVIVVVNPTITVGDEVRVIDATGTGKFVMPGGIDPHIYLEFEFMNTVTKDDFFSGQATALAGGTTMHIDFAIPIDGSLTAGFEAYEKKAKKSCMDYGFHMAITKWDETVAREMELMVKEKGINYFKFFMAYKGALMISDELLLQGLKKCKSLGALAMVHAENGDAVDEGQKKMIELGITGPEGHALSRPPVPPLYISDNHT